The following coding sequences are from one Nitrospirota bacterium window:
- a CDS encoding fused MFS/spermidine synthase — translation MWYRTIIYLMFFLSGSSALIYEIMWNRKLGLIFGSTVYAVTTILTVFFTGLALGAWLIGRAMDRGRNPLFTYAILEILIGVFGICSPFVFLGIEGIYSLIYPFIDTGLFSLTLVRFILSYIGLLLPTTLMGATLPVLVKLVTSSDEKVAFDAGRLYAINTLGAALGTILGTMLLIPLAGVNESLYLAGIINIGIGISAFAIFRSNNAAPAELPVITGYRHTPSQKYVLSLFCIAGLISMVYQVAWIRLLIQVTGNTVYTFGLMLSVFIIGLGLGSEIATRLLSRIRSAILALTLVELAASLYSLLAVRYYDQLPVLFTYLSMGLKSFSGFFIIKIIINVIVLFIPTLMFGAAFPLVTAVYAQKASKSGGDVGSVYALNTVGGVFGSFIGGFIFLPLLGTQTTITVMGLAGLAIAVMLSLMLPGRIQKTAVVVFCGITAVTSLILFRPWDAKLMDSAPYVRLYDDVKSLMAAKNDLPLMYYKEGVNVNVSVIGYIDPTTISINGKPMASTSITDVANQYLLGHLPMLLHPDPRESVVIGLGAGMTFSALARHGHQSDAIEISPEVVGGARLFKKYNRDVLDNPNAHLIFDDGRNYLKTTRKKYDVITEDPLDPFFMGSGYLYDLEHFQNARRALKPGGIMCQYLPLYQVGVEEARIIIKTFHAVFPHVSAWFAFNDMILIGSEEPLVIDVENLKRRISEPGIAQDLKEIGIDNIYDFLANYMFDENKIPDIGKGLPINTDNYPIIEFLTPRTLVRRTEKENVSYFLEKREFNLPKMLKFTSSESSREFEPVLAKYFSARTHLIRSHLKHLNRDKDFFAELKTAADLIYPYPMASYYFADVNYKIGSSMLKGIYYKQGLTYLEKSLSYRPDNPTTLNSYAMGLMRDGRKGEALTYLEKSLNINSRQTLPRIYLADDLVSKKELLKAKDLIQGCVDLDPDNYLCLLNLAELEMMTEKDKKTALDLINRALKVKPDYYPALRFKEQFLSG, via the coding sequence ATGTGGTACAGGACAATTATATATTTGATGTTCTTCTTATCAGGGTCTTCTGCTCTGATATACGAGATCATGTGGAACCGGAAGCTGGGTCTCATCTTTGGGAGTACTGTCTATGCGGTTACCACAATTCTCACTGTATTTTTTACAGGATTAGCCCTGGGGGCCTGGTTAATTGGCCGGGCAATGGATCGTGGACGTAACCCTCTCTTCACCTATGCAATCCTTGAGATATTGATTGGCGTCTTCGGTATTTGCAGTCCCTTTGTATTTCTTGGCATAGAGGGTATCTATTCTTTAATTTATCCTTTCATAGATACCGGACTCTTCAGCCTCACATTAGTCCGGTTTATACTCTCATATATCGGGCTTCTTTTACCTACAACACTTATGGGGGCAACCCTGCCTGTACTGGTAAAACTTGTGACAAGTAGTGACGAAAAGGTTGCCTTCGATGCAGGACGCCTTTATGCCATTAATACACTTGGGGCTGCGTTGGGAACAATACTTGGCACCATGCTGCTTATACCTTTGGCCGGGGTAAATGAAAGCCTGTACCTTGCCGGTATAATTAACATTGGAATCGGGATATCCGCCTTCGCAATTTTCAGGAGTAATAACGCAGCACCTGCCGAACTCCCTGTGATAACGGGCTATCGGCATACCCCGTCGCAGAAATATGTTCTGTCACTGTTTTGTATAGCCGGATTAATCTCGATGGTATATCAGGTTGCATGGATCAGGCTCCTGATACAGGTGACAGGGAACACGGTTTATACTTTTGGACTGATGCTTTCTGTTTTTATTATAGGCCTGGGTCTCGGGAGTGAGATTGCAACAAGATTATTAAGCCGTATCAGGTCAGCAATACTGGCCCTTACCCTGGTAGAACTCGCAGCCTCCCTCTACTCTCTGCTGGCTGTCAGGTATTATGATCAGCTTCCTGTTCTATTCACTTATCTATCTATGGGGCTGAAAAGTTTTTCAGGATTCTTCATAATTAAGATTATCATAAATGTTATTGTCCTTTTCATTCCAACCCTTATGTTTGGAGCGGCCTTCCCCCTGGTCACAGCTGTTTATGCCCAAAAGGCCTCAAAATCAGGTGGAGACGTCGGATCAGTCTATGCACTCAATACCGTAGGCGGAGTCTTCGGATCGTTTATAGGGGGGTTCATCTTTTTACCCCTGCTTGGGACTCAAACTACAATCACAGTCATGGGGCTGGCTGGTTTGGCAATAGCGGTCATGCTGTCATTGATGCTGCCAGGCAGGATTCAGAAGACTGCAGTTGTTGTGTTCTGCGGTATTACCGCAGTCACTTCACTCATTCTTTTTCGACCATGGGATGCAAAGCTGATGGACAGCGCACCTTATGTCCGTCTTTATGATGATGTAAAATCTTTGATGGCAGCGAAAAATGATTTGCCCTTAATGTATTATAAGGAGGGTGTCAATGTAAATGTCTCGGTCATTGGCTACATAGATCCGACGACTATCAGCATTAATGGAAAGCCTATGGCCAGCACTTCAATTACAGACGTGGCAAACCAGTACCTTCTCGGACACCTCCCCATGCTTCTGCATCCTGACCCCAGAGAATCGGTTGTTATCGGGCTTGGGGCAGGCATGACATTCAGCGCCCTGGCACGTCATGGACATCAGTCTGACGCTATCGAGATTTCTCCAGAAGTTGTAGGTGGCGCCAGACTGTTCAAGAAATACAACCGTGATGTCCTGGACAATCCAAATGCACACCTGATATTTGATGACGGGCGAAACTACCTGAAGACGACCCGAAAAAAATACGATGTAATCACGGAAGATCCCCTTGATCCGTTCTTCATGGGATCCGGGTACTTGTATGATCTGGAACACTTTCAAAATGCCAGAAGGGCATTAAAGCCCGGCGGCATAATGTGTCAGTATCTTCCCCTGTACCAGGTAGGGGTTGAAGAGGCAAGGATAATTATAAAAACATTTCATGCTGTTTTTCCGCATGTATCTGCATGGTTTGCATTTAACGACATGATACTGATAGGGTCTGAAGAGCCCCTGGTTATAGATGTCGAAAATTTAAAGAGGCGGATATCCGAGCCCGGCATTGCTCAGGACCTGAAAGAGATAGGGATTGATAATATATACGATTTTCTGGCAAACTATATGTTCGACGAAAATAAAATACCCGATATTGGCAAGGGACTCCCAATCAACACAGACAACTACCCGATCATTGAGTTTTTAACGCCGCGTACTCTGGTAAGGAGAACAGAAAAGGAAAATGTCTCATATTTTCTTGAGAAAAGAGAATTTAATTTACCCAAAATGCTTAAGTTTACTTCTTCCGAAAGTTCCCGGGAGTTTGAGCCGGTCCTGGCAAAATACTTCAGCGCCAGAACCCACCTGATAAGGTCACATCTGAAACATCTTAACAGAGACAAAGACTTTTTCGCTGAACTGAAAACCGCTGCCGATCTCATTTATCCTTATCCAATGGCAAGCTATTATTTTGCAGATGTCAATTACAAGATCGGTTCGAGCATGCTCAAAGGTATTTATTATAAACAAGGGTTAACTTACCTGGAGAAGTCTCTTTCATACAGACCTGATAATCCAACCACCCTCAATTCTTATGCAATGGGATTAATGAGAGATGGAAGGAAAGGAGAGGCATTGACATATCTTGAGAAGTCATTGAATATAAACAGCAGACAGACTTTACCCAGAATATATCTTGCTGATGACCTCGTCAGCAAAAAAGAATTATTAAAGGCGAAAGACCTTATTCAGGGCTGTGTTGACCTTGACCCGGATAATTATCTCTGTCTCTTGAATTTGGCTGAGCTTGAGATGATGACTGAAAAAGATAAAAAAACGGCACTGGATTTAATAAACCGTGCCTTGAAAGTCAAACCGGATTATTACCCTGCCTTGAGATTCAAAGAGCAATTTTTATCGGGATAA
- a CDS encoding tetratricopeptide repeat protein, translating into MIKSTSVFLNVLSRPGLVLVIFLFIGGIIYLNSLNNPFEFDDDVVVVRNVNIREPGNIPRYFFDPSLGANDPKVAGHYRPLVIMSYAVNYALGGLSPIGYHIVNLAFHAGSAFLIFLMVKAMSGRVEQAPVSPPSKDRRGRSKQSDTRITSHPEGVSNDSVWSLAAIAAGLIFLVHPFNSEAVNYTTARSSVMSGFFYLLAFYFWVRYRSEKLSSFTSNFYIASLLAFVAGMLSKEVAVTLPVMLWLYDLYGFQQAPGRHSSTLAYVLNWRTYIPYLPFVLIVVVPYLMIRFFSLGRVIDPFQRDMITQLLTEIPVLVKHWQMFLLPRGLSIIHDTGVYSSVLGAVLLSGFLLILYIFLAFYFIWKGRHSLRAASFFMFWFFIVLLPTTIIPLNAVFQENRGYLAIVSFVVLMGMAIAELGKKISRSAMMAVLLVLLGTYGAITVHRNMVWGDSVALWKDTVEKTPRSSLAYAGLANAYRDRGDLFLSAETAEKGLSIDPNSYYAIVNLGRTYQMLGKTDRAIAEYEKALRIAPGEAVISNDLAILYGQKGDLEHAELYLKKAAEEWQDQPNIHYNLAVVMAGRGRLKESEVEFRKALSLNPSYIQARLELADTLEKLGRNNEAAEQYGEVIRLSSAGPDNWSAMLGVDRGVIRKFAEMAQQRLARLNRLRQ; encoded by the coding sequence ATGATTAAGAGTACCTCTGTCTTTCTCAATGTATTGTCCCGCCCGGGTCTGGTCCTTGTCATATTCCTCTTTATAGGAGGTATTATTTATCTGAATTCACTGAATAATCCCTTCGAGTTTGATGATGATGTGGTTGTTGTCAGGAATGTTAATATTCGGGAGCCAGGTAATATCCCGCGTTACTTCTTTGACCCCTCCCTGGGCGCCAATGACCCTAAAGTTGCCGGTCACTACCGGCCGCTTGTAATAATGAGTTATGCTGTTAATTATGCCCTCGGAGGGCTGAGCCCAATAGGTTATCACATAGTAAATCTGGCATTTCATGCGGGGTCGGCGTTTTTGATATTCCTGATGGTAAAGGCTATGTCAGGCAGGGTAGAGCAGGCGCCAGTTAGTCCTCCATCAAAAGACCGGCGAGGCAGGTCAAAGCAATCTGATACCCGGATTACTTCACATCCTGAGGGTGTCAGCAATGATAGTGTGTGGTCCCTTGCAGCAATAGCTGCCGGGCTTATCTTCCTTGTCCATCCATTTAACTCTGAGGCAGTTAATTACACTACTGCAAGATCCAGTGTGATGAGCGGTTTTTTCTATTTACTGGCCTTTTATTTCTGGGTGAGATATAGAAGTGAAAAGTTATCATCTTTTACTTCTAACTTCTACATCGCCTCCCTGCTTGCCTTTGTTGCAGGCATGCTGAGCAAGGAGGTGGCGGTTACATTACCGGTGATGCTATGGTTGTATGATTTATACGGGTTTCAGCAGGCCCCCGGACGTCACTCCTCAACCTTGGCTTATGTTTTAAATTGGCGAACCTACATCCCATATCTGCCTTTTGTGCTGATCGTAGTGGTCCCCTATCTTATGATACGTTTCTTTTCACTTGGCAGGGTGATAGACCCATTCCAGCGGGACATGATAACACAGCTTCTCACGGAGATTCCTGTACTCGTAAAACACTGGCAGATGTTTTTATTACCTCGTGGCCTTAGCATAATCCATGATACCGGGGTATATAGCAGTGTTCTCGGGGCTGTACTTCTTTCAGGCTTCCTTCTCATACTCTATATATTTCTGGCATTCTATTTTATTTGGAAGGGGAGACATTCCCTGCGCGCAGCCTCGTTCTTCATGTTCTGGTTTTTTATCGTCCTTTTACCAACGACTATCATCCCTCTTAACGCAGTCTTTCAGGAGAACCGGGGATATCTGGCCATCGTGAGTTTTGTTGTCCTGATGGGTATGGCCATAGCGGAGTTGGGTAAGAAAATATCACGCTCGGCAATGATGGCCGTACTGCTTGTCTTACTTGGAACTTACGGGGCAATTACAGTGCACCGGAACATGGTATGGGGGGATAGTGTTGCATTATGGAAGGATACGGTGGAAAAGACACCACGGTCAAGCCTCGCATATGCAGGACTGGCAAATGCCTACAGAGATCGCGGCGACCTTTTTCTTTCTGCAGAGACTGCCGAGAAAGGACTCTCCATAGATCCAAACAGTTATTATGCGATTGTTAATCTTGGCAGGACATACCAGATGCTGGGGAAGACGGATAGGGCGATAGCTGAATATGAAAAGGCCCTCAGGATTGCTCCCGGTGAGGCCGTTATCTCAAATGACCTTGCGATCCTTTACGGTCAGAAGGGTGACCTTGAACATGCTGAACTCTATTTGAAGAAGGCAGCTGAGGAGTGGCAGGACCAGCCAAATATCCATTACAACCTTGCAGTTGTAATGGCAGGCCGCGGGCGGCTGAAGGAGTCTGAAGTTGAGTTTCGCAAGGCGCTCAGCCTTAATCCATCCTATATTCAGGCCAGGCTTGAACTTGCAGATACGCTTGAGAAGCTTGGCAGAAACAATGAAGCAGCGGAACAATATGGTGAAGTTATCAGGCTAAGCTCTGCAGGGCCTGACAACTGGTCAGCCATGCTTGGTGTGGACAGAGGAGTAATAAGGAAATTCGCTGAGATGGCTCAGCAGCGTCTTGCCCGCCTTAACAGGCTCAGGCAGTAG
- a CDS encoding tetratricopeptide repeat protein gives MNRLVKWTGRWWFRDIVILCLFLVIGSAIYKNSIGNPFHYDDQLYIEDNFNIRTLKNIPLFFTHPKTIASNPNKAGHYRPLVVMSHAVDYALGGLNPVSYHLTSLAFHVGSALLIFLILNTMLCRGDQTPSNNSLPDRQNRSRQSDSKVSSNLSRVSNDSKWCFAALAAGLIFLVHPFNSEVVNYLTARSSVMSGFFYLLGFYFWVKYRSEKRSYFYIFSLLAFIAGMLSKEVAITLPVMLWLYDLYGFGQESTSRSVTGSAHVLNWRTCILYLPFVLIVLIPYLIMRLFSFGSFLPHFRAGVTTQIFTELPVLVKYLRLFILPVGLNVDHYAVTYKTFFAGPVMFSAVILILYIITAAFLYRSKALYWRLASFFMIWFFIVLIPTTLFPLNAIFQENRGYLAIVTFAVLAGIILGKIKVTSLPGYLPTAIISILLLIYSIGTVHRNSVWKDGLSLWSDAAAKSPGSARAYSNLGTAYARSGDNEKAVSSFLRALELATPESGIDPLSVHYNLGSVYQQIGRPDLAVSEYMIVTRLDPLDSRPYYNLGVIYQQRGDLPAAIDSYKKVLEKNPADFKSYHNLGLIYQKKGDLVPAAGFYKKVLNINPGYERSRFNLGAIYEMEGNLDAARGEYITVLKLNPEYIQAYYSLGKIYEKEGKMELAVKAYKEAARRNPADTALSGYIRSLEK, from the coding sequence ATGAACCGATTGGTAAAATGGACAGGGAGGTGGTGGTTCAGGGATATAGTAATCCTGTGTCTCTTCCTCGTCATAGGCAGTGCAATCTATAAGAACAGTATTGGCAACCCCTTTCATTATGATGATCAACTATATATTGAAGACAACTTTAACATCAGGACACTAAAAAACATCCCCCTTTTCTTTACACACCCGAAGACAATTGCATCCAATCCTAACAAAGCGGGACACTACCGCCCTTTAGTGGTAATGAGCCACGCTGTTGATTATGCCCTGGGCGGTCTGAATCCTGTCAGCTATCACCTTACCAGTCTGGCCTTTCATGTCGGGTCAGCTTTACTGATATTTCTGATATTGAATACTATGTTGTGCAGGGGTGATCAGACGCCGTCAAACAATTCGCTGCCAGACCGGCAGAACCGTTCCAGGCAATCTGACTCAAAGGTCTCTTCGAATCTTTCTCGTGTCAGCAATGACAGTAAATGGTGTTTTGCTGCCCTGGCAGCCGGGCTTATCTTCCTGGTCCATCCCTTCAACTCAGAGGTGGTGAACTATCTAACGGCCCGCTCAAGCGTTATGAGCGGGTTTTTCTACTTGCTGGGTTTTTATTTCTGGGTGAAGTATAGAAGTGAAAAGAGATCTTACTTCTACATCTTCTCTCTTCTCGCCTTTATTGCCGGTATGCTTAGCAAAGAGGTGGCTATTACCTTGCCGGTGATGTTATGGCTGTATGACTTGTACGGGTTTGGACAGGAAAGCACGAGCCGGTCTGTTACAGGCAGTGCCCACGTATTAAACTGGCGAACCTGCATACTGTATCTTCCCTTTGTACTTATTGTTTTGATTCCATATCTGATTATGCGGCTCTTTTCCTTTGGCAGTTTCCTTCCCCATTTCAGGGCCGGTGTGACGACACAGATTTTCACTGAGCTGCCGGTACTGGTAAAATATTTGAGACTATTTATACTCCCTGTCGGCCTCAATGTTGATCATTATGCAGTGACATATAAAACCTTTTTTGCCGGCCCGGTAATGTTTTCAGCTGTCATTCTCATCTTATATATAATAACGGCTGCATTTTTATATAGATCAAAGGCCTTGTATTGGAGGCTGGCATCTTTCTTTATGATATGGTTTTTTATCGTCCTGATTCCTACAACTCTCTTTCCTTTAAATGCCATATTTCAGGAGAACAGGGGTTATCTGGCAATAGTGACCTTTGCTGTTCTTGCAGGAATAATTCTGGGTAAAATCAAGGTTACCAGTTTGCCGGGCTATTTACCAACAGCGATAATATCAATCCTCTTGCTGATATATTCTATAGGAACTGTCCATAGAAACAGTGTCTGGAAGGATGGACTCAGTCTCTGGAGCGATGCTGCAGCCAAGTCCCCGGGATCAGCAAGGGCTTATAGTAATCTTGGAACTGCCTATGCGAGATCAGGGGATAATGAGAAGGCAGTCAGCAGTTTCCTTCGTGCATTAGAGCTGGCAACCCCCGAATCAGGAATTGATCCCCTCAGTGTTCACTATAATCTCGGCAGCGTATATCAGCAGATCGGAAGACCTGATTTGGCTGTCAGTGAATACATGATTGTCACCAGGCTCGACCCGTTAGATTCACGTCCTTATTACAATCTTGGTGTTATATATCAGCAGCGGGGTGATCTTCCAGCGGCGATAGATTCATACAAAAAAGTCCTGGAAAAGAATCCCGCTGATTTTAAGAGTTATCACAACCTCGGGCTTATCTATCAAAAAAAGGGGGATTTGGTACCCGCTGCCGGATTTTATAAAAAGGTCCTTAATATCAACCCGGGGTATGAAAGGTCGCGGTTTAATCTTGGAGCAATATATGAAATGGAAGGGAACCTGGATGCAGCCAGGGGTGAGTATATTACAGTCTTAAAACTTAACCCTGAATACATACAGGCATACTATAGTCTCGGAAAGATATATGAGAAGGAAGGGAAGATGGAGCTGGCGGTAAAGGCTTACAAAGAGGCGGCCCGGAGAAATCCTGCTGACACTGCACTTTCCGGGTATATAAGAAGTCTTGAGAAATAG
- a CDS encoding tetratricopeptide repeat protein — protein sequence MFIRLFHSKILILCLFTGIGILVFANSFSNSFQYDDQVTVEYNRNIRTVKNIPYFFLKPRMLIAGKLHESGGHYRPLIISSYAINYAIGGLNPTGYHIVNLAFHAVSAFLIFLIIRAMSGSVWSFAAIAAGLIFLVHPFNSEAVNYITARSSVMSGFFYLLAFYFWVKYRSEKTAHFYIFSLLAFVAGMLCKEVVITLPVVLWLSDVYGFGRVRTGQTVTGSAWLLNWRNYMAYLPFVLIVAIPYLVIRIFSFGRLMPGFSRDIVTQILTELPVLVKHLQMFIFPAPLSVYHQVEIYKTFWSFPVIYSVIILLVYTFIAVFLFFKASQSWRVVSFFMLWFFIVLLPTTIIPLNDIFQENRGYMALVSFAVFAGVAIGELFRTKLKSAAVIVLAALLTVYSIVSFQRNMIWKDELTLWSDALNKTDKSPEVYTAISVAYRRAGMYNQAIEASEEALALGGQKNFVVHENLGMIYLAQRKLDMAAMELEKAAEGYPDKAQIHYNLGVVYYRQDRLDLAEKSFREALRIDPEYHKPYLNLGILYMRQGRAADAHQALVKAMSLSPGDLSSRFYLGILSEGTGNKEEAAQYYHQVLEHAGEGDKALLQDVRSRLEKIEQ from the coding sequence ATGTTTATTCGCCTGTTCCACTCAAAGATCTTAATCCTCTGTCTGTTTACAGGCATAGGCATCCTTGTCTTTGCAAATAGTTTCTCTAATTCATTTCAGTATGATGACCAGGTAACGGTTGAATATAACCGGAATATACGGACTGTAAAAAATATTCCGTATTTCTTTCTGAAACCACGTATGCTGATAGCGGGTAAACTCCACGAGTCCGGGGGGCATTACCGCCCGTTGATAATATCGAGTTATGCCATTAATTATGCAATTGGCGGACTGAATCCGACGGGCTACCACATAGTAAATCTGGCCTTTCATGCTGTGTCGGCATTTTTGATATTCCTGATAATTCGGGCGATGTCAGGAAGTGTGTGGTCCTTTGCAGCAATAGCTGCCGGACTTATCTTCCTTGTACATCCCTTCAACTCTGAGGCGGTAAATTATATTACTGCAAGATCGAGCGTAATGAGCGGGTTTTTCTATCTCCTTGCCTTTTATTTCTGGGTGAAGTACAGAAGTGAGAAGACCGCTCACTTCTACATCTTCTCGCTCCTTGCCTTTGTAGCAGGAATGCTGTGTAAGGAGGTGGTAATTACGCTTCCTGTCGTATTATGGCTGTCTGACGTCTACGGGTTTGGAAGAGTCCGCACCGGACAGACTGTGACCGGCAGCGCCTGGCTTTTAAACTGGCGAAACTATATGGCATATCTCCCTTTTGTGCTGATAGTGGCGATCCCTTATCTGGTAATCCGGATATTCTCTTTCGGCAGGCTGATGCCCGGCTTCAGCAGAGATATTGTGACACAGATATTAACGGAACTTCCCGTACTGGTAAAGCACCTTCAGATGTTTATTTTCCCCGCCCCGCTGTCAGTATACCACCAGGTGGAGATATATAAGACCTTCTGGTCTTTTCCAGTGATATACTCTGTAATTATCCTGCTCGTTTATACCTTCATTGCAGTTTTTCTTTTTTTTAAAGCATCCCAGTCGTGGCGGGTTGTATCCTTCTTTATGTTATGGTTTTTCATCGTGCTTCTGCCGACGACTATAATCCCTTTGAATGATATTTTTCAGGAAAACAGGGGATACATGGCCCTGGTGAGTTTCGCGGTTTTTGCAGGTGTTGCCATAGGTGAGCTCTTCAGGACAAAATTAAAATCAGCAGCAGTAATAGTACTTGCAGCACTACTCACTGTCTACTCCATAGTTTCATTTCAAAGGAATATGATATGGAAAGATGAACTGACCCTCTGGTCTGATGCGCTAAATAAGACCGATAAGTCGCCGGAGGTTTATACGGCTATCAGTGTTGCATACAGAAGGGCTGGAATGTATAATCAGGCGATTGAGGCGTCGGAGGAGGCCCTGGCACTGGGTGGACAGAAAAATTTCGTTGTCCATGAGAACCTTGGCATGATTTATCTTGCCCAGAGGAAATTGGATATGGCTGCCATGGAGCTTGAAAAAGCGGCAGAGGGTTACCCTGATAAGGCGCAGATTCATTATAATCTTGGAGTAGTCTACTACAGGCAGGACAGGCTTGATCTTGCAGAAAAAAGCTTCAGGGAGGCACTGAGAATAGACCCGGAATACCACAAGCCCTATTTAAACCTCGGGATCTTATATATGAGACAGGGGAGGGCCGCAGATGCTCATCAGGCCCTTGTAAAGGCTATGTCTCTTTCCCCCGGAGATCTGTCATCACGGTTTTATCTGGGGATATTATCAGAGGGTACTGGTAATAAAGAAGAGGCCGCACAATATTATCATCAGGTGTTGGAGCACGCAGGTGAAGGGGACAAGGCACTGCTGCAGGATGTACGCAGCAGGCTGGAGAAGATTGAACAATAA
- a CDS encoding glycosyltransferase family 39 protein: MNTTTRDRAIRQAESGKRLGLFFSAALVFLFFLAISYQLWLHDLLLWGPHHFIPDGHGEFAEKWHQFLSNPGAGTWADLTKWSSGYYQAGNWLTAFLAGLVMFITGSTLHAFFLVSGISSAVTSWFLYVYLRRFLRIKGSHCLMILILFWSHIVVLTSLLRPMTDALLLAFVTASLYLITDYFTNRRPVSYGIIIIIVLSLGIMVKFSFAPILAVPLTAWIFLKFSAKKPQQPSKQILLWSAACLLIPLFFWFIYVRSLDLFPTIDMQRQVLKQFRYSYNPLRFIYSFIIAGQGYLFFLKNSLRNKLTSPAYMIPLLWSLGYLVLIISGGVPFWNRHFLVFLPVLFIICGESISRYIQSRRYWWILPSVFILINFIIVFLLLSDNKGSPLLQPFLYG; the protein is encoded by the coding sequence GTGAATACAACAACCAGAGATAGAGCGATAAGACAGGCAGAAAGCGGGAAGAGACTGGGTTTATTTTTTTCAGCGGCCCTCGTTTTTTTATTTTTTCTTGCGATTTCTTATCAACTCTGGCTGCATGATCTTTTGCTCTGGGGTCCTCACCACTTCATCCCCGACGGGCATGGGGAGTTTGCCGAAAAATGGCACCAGTTCCTGTCAAACCCCGGCGCCGGGACATGGGCTGATCTGACTAAATGGTCATCCGGATACTACCAGGCAGGCAATTGGCTCACTGCCTTTCTGGCCGGACTTGTCATGTTCATCACAGGCTCCACGCTGCATGCATTTTTCCTGGTCAGCGGAATTTCCAGCGCCGTTACCTCCTGGTTTCTATATGTCTATCTGAGGAGATTTCTACGCATAAAAGGCAGCCATTGCCTGATGATCCTGATCCTTTTCTGGAGCCACATCGTGGTACTGACCTCTTTGCTCCGACCCATGACAGATGCCCTTCTTCTCGCATTTGTCACCGCCTCGTTATATCTCATTACCGACTACTTCACTAATCGGCGCCCGGTCTCTTATGGCATCATAATCATCATTGTCCTCTCGCTGGGAATCATGGTCAAATTTTCATTTGCTCCAATCCTGGCAGTTCCCCTGACTGCCTGGATATTTTTGAAGTTTTCGGCTAAAAAGCCTCAACAACCTTCAAAACAAATCCTGCTATGGTCGGCTGCCTGTTTGCTCATTCCCTTGTTCTTCTGGTTTATTTATGTCCGCTCTCTGGACCTCTTTCCCACCATTGACATGCAGCGACAGGTACTGAAGCAATTTCGATACTCTTATAATCCTTTACGGTTCATCTATTCTTTCATCATTGCCGGGCAGGGCTACCTGTTTTTTCTTAAAAACAGCTTACGGAATAAATTGACTTCGCCGGCATATATGATACCGCTGCTCTGGAGCCTTGGATATCTCGTCCTGATTATTTCAGGCGGCGTGCCATTCTGGAACCGGCATTTCCTTGTATTTCTCCCGGTGCTCTTCATAATCTGTGGAGAATCCATAAGCCGGTATATTCAATCGCGCCGGTATTGGTGGATTCTCCCATCTGTTTTTATCCTTATAAATTTCATCATCGTTTTTCTATTGTTGAGCGATAACAAAGGCTCACCACTCCTGCAGCCTTTTCTTTATGGATGA